The sequence TAGAAAAAGTAGGCGATGATCAGCACGAAAATGAGGGCCAGAGCCCCAAGGTCCGCGAGGGCAACGCTCCGCACTGTCGTTTCTTCGAGCATGAAAGGTGCAAGGAAACTGAGCAGGACGCCCAGCATCACCAGACGGTAGGCCTTCTTGATATAGTCGCGTACGAAGACCGTCGGACAGCTGCCGCTCTTTTCGCCGGGCATCCGGCTCTCTTTGACGAGGCCGTGTTCGAGGTAGGCGTCGATCTGCGCCTTGACCGCGCGCGGGACCCGGTCGACGAAAGTACTGCCGAAAGCGTAGTCGAGCTGGTGCTGGAAGGTGCGCGCCAGCGCCCCCTCCACGTCGCGCGAATGCATCTGCCCCGTTTCATCTTCGTAGATGACCGTCAGGGAGGTGTAGCGCTCCACTTCCGCCGTAAAGTCGTAATAGGTCGAACGTTCCACCGCAGCCGCCCTGCCCTGCTCTTTGAGGAAGCGGGCGTTGATGTAGGGGGTGTATTTCCCCTCCTCTTTAAGGACGATGACGTTGTACTGGATGCCGATCTGGATCGCAGAGAGCGCGTCGAGGCCGTTGGCCTCCATCGTGTCGGTCATATCTGCGATAATGTCTTTGAGGGTCTCATTGAAAAAACGGACATTACCGGAAATAAGACGTATGCGCGGGTCGGGGTATTTAAGCAGTGGCTGGATCATTGATGGATTCTTTAAAGGAGGTCAATTCGTAACGGCCCGGAGGCCGTGAAGGTTATCCGTGGCTTTTACGGACGACGATGATCATCTTGATGTTGATGATCACAAAACGGATGAACTGCCAGATTTTACACGTACGCATCATCCGGGCAAAACGGCCCGGGATCATCGAGGTGTTAAACTTGTCATTCAGTGCGAAATTCACTTCTTCTTGTCTCATATTTATCTCCTCCTTTCTTATTCCGGAATCAGCGTCCAGCCCGGCTTGAGCTTCGCTTTGTAGATAAAGAGGTAGTGCAGGATGTGCTTGATCCAGTGTCCTGCCAGACCGATCTCACCGAAGGTGTAGTCCGTATCGCGGCCCGTACCCGGGTATTTGTCGAAGTCCGGAACAACCGGGTAAACCGTCATCGCGGCCGCCTGACCGTCGAGCCAGCCTTTACCGGCGGAGGCGACACAGGCCGCACCCATCTCTGCCATGGAAGCTTCATGCAGGTGTGCATTCTCGCCGTTCTTGATCAGGTCAACAACAGAGTGCGCAACAGCCTTGCCCATGATACCTGAAGGCATACCTGTCCGCGGCGGTGTCGGGTTGATCACCGTGCCGTTGGGCGATTTCATCGGTTTGGAGATGATATGCGGCGGTGCGAACGCGATACCTGCGGCGAACATGTTCTTGTACGTCGGGTTCTGGTAGGTACGCGGCCAGTCGCTCGCTTTCCACTCTTCGTACGGCTTCGGCGTGTAATCCGCGTCGACTTTCATAAAGCCGTTCGGTGCGAAGACCGTATCGGTGATCTCTTCGCCCGCTTTGTTGTAGGCTTTGAGACCGACACCTGCAAACGGCGGGATCAGCATCGCGAAGTCGAAATTCTCTTCGCCGGTGGAACCGTCAAGCAGTTCGTAACCGACTTTGCCTTTTTCAACGTTGTTGACGTGTGCACCGATCACGTAATCGACGCCGCGCTCGGCAAAGAGGGACTCGGTAAAGATACGGGAGCTGACGACGTAGCCGCCGACTTTCATATGCAGACCGCCCATACCGAAGTCACCCAGGAAGGATTCGTTGGAGATCCACTTGATCTCGACATTGTCGCGGATGCCCGCTTTGCGCGCTTCGTGTTCGATGTTGAAGATGTACTCGAACGCCGCACCCTGGCAGGTACACATACCGTGGCCGGTCCCGACGAGGATCTTCTGCTTTTCACCCGCTTTCGCTTTTTCGAAGACCTTGTTCAGCTCTTCGCTCGCATGGACGGCGTGGTCGGCGGTACAGACGGAAACGGTATGCGTACCGATCTCGCTGCCTTCGCCAAGCCCCGGAGTCGCACCGAAGTTCAGTTTCGGACCCGTGGCGTTGATCAGATAGTCAAAAGTGACATCTTCATTCTCACCGGCT is a genomic window of Sulfurimonas sp. HSL1-2 containing:
- a CDS encoding FAD-dependent oxidoreductase — protein: MARLVVLGGGVAGHTAATFAAKWLGKEHEVVVVTPNSKWNWIPSNIWVGVGEMTKEDVTFDLAPVYAKAGITYKQAKAVSINPEGDANSDKPFVTIEYTAQDKAGENEDVTFDYLINATGPKLNFGATPGLGEGSEIGTHTVSVCTADHAVHASEELNKVFEKAKAGEKQKILVGTGHGMCTCQGAAFEYIFNIEHEARKAGIRDNVEIKWISNESFLGDFGMGGLHMKVGGYVVSSRIFTESLFAERGVDYVIGAHVNNVEKGKVGYELLDGSTGEENFDFAMLIPPFAGVGLKAYNKAGEEITDTVFAPNGFMKVDADYTPKPYEEWKASDWPRTYQNPTYKNMFAAGIAFAPPHIISKPMKSPNGTVINPTPPRTGMPSGIMGKAVAHSVVDLIKNGENAHLHEASMAEMGAACVASAGKGWLDGQAAAMTVYPVVPDFDKYPGTGRDTDYTFGEIGLAGHWIKHILHYLFIYKAKLKPGWTLIPE
- a CDS encoding peptide deformylase — protein: MIQPLLKYPDPRIRLISGNVRFFNETLKDIIADMTDTMEANGLDALSAIQIGIQYNVIVLKEEGKYTPYINARFLKEQGRAAAVERSTYYDFTAEVERYTSLTVIYEDETGQMHSRDVEGALARTFQHQLDYAFGSTFVDRVPRAVKAQIDAYLEHGLVKESRMPGEKSGSCPTVFVRDYIKKAYRLVMLGVLLSFLAPFMLEETTVRSVALADLGALALIFVLIIAYFFYAEYEAKKYKQCTSCQTGNIIGTSAIALGQLALLGLGVVAWVAP